The genomic region AACTTAACTTTATTGCCATCTGTTTTTTCCTTATACTCTGCAACTTATTTCAAAACAAACTATAAACTCCAGACAGGAAAGGCCCAATATTTGATTCTTTCAAATTTAAAGAAGAACCATGTCTGTGCTTTGTTATAAGTGTTCTATATATACGTGGTGaagaataaacaacctatatctTACTAAATTTGAGTTTCAAGTGCAGGCACTAAGACCCAtgtaaatgtcttgtttttgctTGTGTAAAAAGCACTTTTAGCTGTGCATGTTAAAACACATGTGTGTTGGCGCATACAGTGCACAGACCTGCATGTCCTTTCTGCTAAGATTCCTCACTGTGTGGCACCCACAGGCAGAGATCAGCAGCCTTCAGCAGCTTCTGCTCAGTAAGAACGCTGAGATCGAGAGCTTGCACAATCAGCTGCTGGCCAGACCATCATCATCCCCTGAGAGCTCGGAGAGAGGTAAGCAAAGCACCCAGCCTCAAGCCCTTAACCAACCTGCCAACAACAGCCTCTCACTCTGACAGAGTTACCCGGCCTGATAGGTGACACAGTTAATGACTCATTTTTGCATACATTAACTTGCAGTAATAGCTGTGGGGAAAAGTCTGATACACTGTTTCATCAtgggtctctgtctctctatctctctcagaGGAGATGTACAGGAAATGTAAGCCTGAACAGTActtaatgaaaataaatttaaaCCCATGGGCCATGTCTACTTTTGATCTTTCATTAATTTTCTTACTCCAGACATGTCTCTGTAttgaattatgttttgtttCCTTCTGCTCTGAGGGGCAGCTTTACAATCACCAACTGGTTTCCAAAAATGACTCGATGCAATCTCTCTTCCCTTTGGCTTTTTCATTGTCTTTATGAATTCCTGAGAGcataatgtcttgttttttcttaattttgtCTGTCATAGATAAACACATCTCTGGGGTACTTCTTTAGTATAATCACTGTCCCTCACCAGCAATGCTGCCTGTGTGCCTGCAATAGTTATAAAGGAAGTTTTATCAAATATGTGAAAATGGAAATGGCCAAAGCTATGATTGGTAGATTAAAAAAAGGCTTGGGTGAATCTAAAAATCCATAGTTTGAATGGCACTCTAGTGAGGAATAAATCTACAACATGCTAGCATGTATTTCTGCCTATCCTTTCTTTCTAAATAACCACGTCACAATGTGTCCATATACAAAATGCTCATTTATATGACAGAAGGAACTGCCTATACAGATTAATAATCAATGTTGGATTTCTCTTTATAGATCAGGAGCTGCAGAGCCTTAGGAGTGGAATGAAATCACTGACGGCTGCTAATGATGAAAAGGTAAGTTGCCAGTGATCTGGAAACCTATCCTTTCTGTTTCTGGTCAACACAGCTGTACAGAATGTGATTGTGCAGCTTGTGTGTTGCCATCAGTTTACTACAATGTAAAGTTTCTTACTGGCCTGTATATACAGCTGATATCATCATGCTGTTTAAAAGGTTAGAAGGTAACTGTTTTTAGATGTTGTCATTTCTGAAAGGGAACCACCCTCCATCCATTTATAGTACAGAGGGGCTTTTGTATTCTCCCTCCCAGACAATCTTGGACTTTAAAGACTCACAGATGAGGGCCTGCAATGGCACACTACTGAagacccacacgcacacacaccccaaGGCGAGCCATTTCAGGCAAAGCCACACTTAAGTAGGCCTCGATCTGCCAAGCCTAATTTTGGAGTGAGCTGCATTAAGAGAACCATGACAAAACCAGGCATGGGCACCACTTCAAAACACACACTCTGTATGCAGCTACTTACCACAACTAAGATTTCCAGCCAGGCCTGTGTCAATCCCCTCCCTATCCACTACTTTGATGTAAAGGCCATATGGTGAAAGAGGGACGTTTGTGTGGCGTATCGGTCAGTAATAGAGTGAAGCAGATAGTCTACATGTGTGTTTCCTAACCTTAAGGTTTCCTCTCTGTTTTTTCTTCAGGATAGACGTATCGAAGAGCTCACTCTGCTCCTGAATCAGTGCAAGCAATTCAGAGAGGTCACTCACACCACAAGGCAAGGTAATCAGTATCAATTCACTCCTTTATCCTTCCCTTGTGGCATTAGTATTATGTTAACAACAATATTGAGCACAATGAAAgccaccacaccacacaccctCCTTAACAGAAACGTGCGCCACTGCTCAAGTTAAGGAAAAAGAATCTCTTCTCTTTGTTACTGTAGCTCCACCTGCTGTTCGTTCATTGTCAAATGGTAGGACTCCATCAAGCAGCAGTGAGGAAGAGGCGCACGTACTGATGAAGAATACGGACTCTGCCAGTGCAAAATCAGTGGATGTAAAGTCTGAAGTGGGTACAAACAAGTTCAGCTACGAGTTCAAGTTTTTTGTTtgcataaacataaacatttttgtAATACCCATCACAGGTTTCCACAAGCAGTTCTTCCTCCCAACAAACATCTATTTCATCAGCCCAGAAGGACAGTGATTCCAGGTAGCGAAGCAGCTTTTCGTCAATGGATGAATCGCCAATATCTCTTTGTTGGATTTTAACTGAGATTACTGTATTCTTATCTTCTCAGAACAGAACCACAAACTTTCTCAAGTAGTATGAACGACCTAACAAATGCACCTTTACAAAAGGTATTTTATAATCATCATACAGATCTAATATACCAATCATTTTTatcatttagtttagtttaagttAATGTATATAACCAGCCCTGAATTATTCTGATCCTTAATTATTCTACGGTATATAAGCTACTGTTGCTGTTTCTTACATAATTGATACATGAGAGAACTCAGAATGTGCTCATTTGTACAGTATCAGGTTTTCTACAGCTATTTACAGTTATTGTCTTTTCtatttgtatctgtgtgtggtTTATCCAGAGTGGTCTGGATGACACCAGAAGTCAGACGCTGCCTGTGAATTCCTCTCTGTCAGAGCAGAATGGGAGCGGAGACAGCAGCAGTGAAATCCAGAATCAAAGGTCTCCAGATGGGAGCGAAGATGGAGACTCCAGCCAAAGTAAATCCAGACATAATAATTCAGTCAAGTGTGCAGTAATAATCCCTGATGTAGGATCAGACTTTCTTTTTCTGTGGTTTAGTCGTGAGGCAAGTAATTCCCATGAGAAGTATTCATATTTGGAGCAAACCACTCTCCTTTGACCAGACGACCACTGTACCTTTGATCACATCTAATTGCAGAGGCTCCTGACAGAGCAAATGTATCATGGGATAGTCTTTCTTACCAAACACACCCTCTCTCTTGCTCTGATTGACCACATTCATCCCAGCTCCACCCTTCCTCAGCTTCACTGACCAGTTTAACTTGAGTCCCACCCTGATTTCTTTCTGGTGCGTGGTGCAGTGGTGACTGACTGCAGCCCATATCGTAACGATCACACCTTGTAAAATGTAGCTAAAACCCCTTCATTTTCACAGGGCATTAACAGATTATTTGCTGAACTCAATGGTCTGTAACCTGTGTTCCCTCTCCTGAATAGAGCACTGTGAAAAGGCACACCGCCACACGTGCACTACATAGCTCTAAATGTTCTGTTTGGTatgcaaagagagagaaaaaagcgtTCACTGCTTTCTACtcagtcatcatcatcatcaagatTGTGTCTTTAACAATGCCTCAACTACAGGGAACTATACATTTGGACAGTCTAATCTTTTCAAAGTTCCCATTATTGAAATGCTGTTTTATATGGCAAGATTACAGTGAGGCTATGTCTGCTAATTATTACAGGTAAACTGCCATTTTTAACTACTAATTAAATGCATCTATGCAATGTTGCATATAGGTAGCCCTCAACAGTACATTCTTACAATTTATACTCTATTTTTATACCATGtagtattacatttttttggaaaCCTCTTACAGGAAAGTTGGAGAAAGTCGATGACAGCACTTCAAGCGATAATTCCCCTGTTCATTCTGGAGCAAACACACAGCCTGGCCAACGGGCTGTGGGCTCACCAGAATACATGAAGAATAACAGGAGCTTTAAAAGGCTCTGGGGAAAGTGAGTATGGGAAAATACATTGATACATCAACAATGCATCAACACAAATGATCGCCAAGACCAAAAAAAGGACAGCCAAACATTAAATTGACTTAAATAAAGAATATGTATGATATGTATGGTAAATCTAAATAACATATGGTTCATATAAAATACATTCAATTGTATAAATAACACATATAGGTTTATGTGATATAAAGAGTAAAAAATCATGTATGCATATGTGAAACTATCCTTCTAGTACTACACTTGGCCTACTATCACACTGATCAAGTAAACACCTACGATATCATTACTGAAATAACACAATTACACAAAACTGTCAGACGTTGAGTGATAATGATAACTGTTATTGACTTTCAGCATTAAAAGTCTACAATAgcttaaaatattttcaattaTCACCTGTAGCTTAGATCTTATTATTTATGTGTATCAACAATGACGTGAAAGTAGTTTCTAACATGGTTACCCTACCTCTCCCATACAGACTTCGAAGAACCCAGTCTGGAGGGCTCCAGGCAGCAGATCCAGATGCCGGTCAGTTTAGAAGAGGTGGACTGCGTGCGACAGCAGGACCCAGACTGACCAGGACCCCCGAATCTTATGACTCTGCACGGTAAAGCTCAGTGTGCCTCTACTGAACCTGACTTTGTAGTACAGTACTCCTATTTTAAGTTATTAAGGGTTTTGTATCAGTCAAGTCACAAACTTTGCTGCTTTAAAATAATCTGGCTTGGTTCTCCCGCCTCCACCATTTCTTAAATACCCAAATGAAAAGAGGCTAGAGGGCTTTTCTTAGCATAACAAattctgttttaaatgtatgaTGTGATTCATGCATTAAGATGACCATTTTAAATACATGTaatacatttataaatgaattatctgaattgtgttttatttatttcagtgaTATGAATGTTCCATTCAGCCAGTGGACCAAGGAGCAAGTATGTGGCTGGCTGGAGGACTATGGACTGGGCCAGTATGTCAATCTCACCAGGCAGTGGGTTGAAAATGGACAGATGCTGCTGTCTGCCACACCTCAGGACTTTGAGAAGGTTAGAGCGTAAAACaggatatatacagtatttaggtATTAGATCGGAGAAAGAAATATCCATGGATAaatttgaaaattaaaaaagattTATTGGACGAAATTAAACTTCATGGCGTGTGGTTAAACCCCCAATTATTCCTCAATCTTTGATTTTATTGTGACAAACATTCCTTTCTGACCTCAGGAGATGGGTATGAAGAATCCACTGCACAGGAAGAAGCTGCAGCTCGCTCTGAAGGCATTCACCACTAAAGTTATAGAGAAATCGTCAGAGCTGGACTACATCTGGGTCACCCGTAAGACTCTTTCTACATACTGTATTACATATTTTGACCTTCTCACACTGCATTCTCATTTGAATCAGATCTACAAATAGAGAGTGGGACTTCTCGTGCCACAAACCAAACAAAGACATGTCATGTGTGAGatgtaaatatatttgaaaACATGCAAATATGGCCAGAATTCAAAACCAGGAACTGTATCTTAACTGAGCTATTACAGTGTTTTGACAGCTGAGGATACTTGATTCAGCATTCAAAAGTTTAGTGAGTGAAGTGAATTAATGTCTGATTTTCACCCATTTAGGCTGGTTGGATGATATCGGTTTGCCTCAGTATAAAGACCACTTCCATGAAGCTCGAGTGGATGGTCGAATGATACAATACCTCACAGTGGTAAGACTTAACCATGTATCTACTGTAACGTTTTCTATTAAAGTGGAGGCCttcaaacacatttaaattacattgacatgacttaaaaacatgatttaaaaaCATGGTATGGATTTGTATACTTCTATAAAGTTCACTGATGTTCTTTTGCCGTTCACTCAGAATGACCTCTTGACTCTAAAGGTCACCAGCCAGCTTCATCATCTCAGTATTAAATGTGCCATCCATGTCCTTCATGCCAACAAGTTCAACCCCAACTGCCTTCGACGTAGGCCAGGGGAAGAGGTAAGACGAAATGGAAAGGAGTAAGTGGAAATTGAGGATTGTGCCAGGGAGTGTTGTATGTAGtagaacattttttgtgaaTTCTGCTCTTAGATGGTGAATAGGTGTCCTCACATGAGTTGCCCACAAGATGGCGACAGACAGACATCAAATGCTTTCAAACACAGAGCATTTTTCCTTTCATACTGTATAATTGCCTCAAAAGCCTCAGCACCAGTGTATTTAGTAGAAGGGTCAAACAGTTATGAGTAAGATGAATGAAGTTCTATTTTTAACTTCTTCAGAAGCAGCCCTCTCCCTCAGAGGTGGTGCAGTGGTCTAACCATCGCGTGATGGAGTGGCTGAGAGCAGTGGATCTAGCTGAGTATGCCCCCAATCTACGGGGCAGCGGTGTTCATGGTGGGCTGATTGTAAGTCATGTAGATTTTGAGCTTGTCTGCAAGTTTTTCACATGCTTACATTACATTCCTGGTGACCTAAATGTGTTGCTTTCACCTGCTGTCAATATGCTCTTCCACAGATCCTGGAGCCTCGCTTCAGCTCAGAGACTTTGGCCCTGCTGTTAAATATTCCTCCGCAGAAGACTTTGCTGCGCCGCCACCTCGCCACTGCCTTCTCTGCCCTGGTGGGGCATCAGGCCACGCAGGAGAAGCGAGAGTATGGCAATGCCACAGGCCACGTGCCCCTCACTACCACTGCTAAAGTAAAGGTACGAGCACAATCTAAGAATCACAATGTTATGTAGTTGAAGCAGCATAAAATCTTAATGATTAATTAATGAGTTAGactttttcttttgtgttttcagCCAAAGAAGCTGGGTTTCACTCAATTTAGTCACCTCAGGAAGAGGAAACCTGATGAATCTGCGGACTATATCTGCCCAATAGACAGTGGAGCGCTGACAGTGAATGGAGTTTCTCGCTTGCCCTCTGCAGCACTTAGGGGCCTTAGCCCCAACttggacagacagactgagaggTGTGAGCAGGTGGGGATAAAAGCTCTGGCTGATGGCCCaaaacaataatttaaaaaatacagcACACTCCCGTATCACTCTCTAAGTGACTTTGCGAATCAGTGGAAATTCTGATGCAGAAAAGTACCCAAGATGAATCCATGAGGTGACTTTCTGGATGGGCTGCAAAAATGCTGTGTTAAGCAGGTGATGTTAACTGttgttaatgtatttttaacCAGATGTTGCTTAATGCAACATTCATCTAAAATGGTGATGAATGGTGACgtgttaaatgttttatgaaAGCTGCTCTCTGCATTCCTTCTACATTTGGATTCCACAGCTTCTACTTATGCATTTTACTGACCATTTTGTATCTAAACGTCTGCAGATTTAGTTAGAATGTTGATGACCATTTCTTGTTATATATCTGGATTGACCGCACAGTATAAGTGACACCAGTTACTTTAAGAATGTCTTCGATTCATCTTCTGtatgaaaaattaaataattgtgTTTCTTGACACTACACTTACTCTTCTGCACCTTCGAATCAGGTTTGTTTGTATAGGATTCTCCTATCCAAATGTTGCCTTGTTTTATTGAGCATTATGAATATGCAGTAATATAATAAGCACCAGGTCAACAGTTACCATAGTCTTGTTGTAATTTTGGAGACCATCAAAGCAAATGCTTTTACTGCCATCTGGtgcttaaagtgtaactctcgccaaaatgcaacctagggtctttttgtgaatgtacccgagttaaactttcgtttaaaagcataattaggacggaaacgccacttttaagatttaccgtattcttgttttcggtcaaatggccttttgaatgggagtgctaggggcactactatgatcgcatcaaaatcattatttttaaaacactaagaaggctcgacacaacatgaaactttgctcgaagtatcaccaggggctctacacatgaacttgagcattgacaacattgtttgtgtacacagagtttactgaaaagaaaggttttaacaactcactgtagctgttggttTTTCCGGTCTCCGTCCAtctagccagtcaaaaatagtcgatctccgaatgcaacgtaacagggaggagagtaaagatggaaagcctctaaagcttagttccatatgaATGCATGGATAATTAGTTGTTTTGTctttagtgaaaaacaatattgaccttgtagttgaaaaaggagcctcatataagaatgacattttctCCTATGGACTCtattcattcgcattcggagatcgacactTCTTGACTGACAAGATGGcagatagcgtaaacaacaactacTAAAGTGAGTcattcaaaacctttctttttagtaaactctgtgtacacaaacaatgttctcaatgctcaagttcatgtgtagagcccctggtgatacttagagcaaagtttcatgttgtgtcgagccttcttagtgttttaaaaataatgattttgaTGTTATCATAGTagtgtccctagcactcccattcaaaaggccatttgaccaaaaatgaGAATACggtgaatcttaaaagtggcatttccgtcctaattatgcttttaaaagaaagtttgactcgggtacattcacaaaaagaccctaggttgcattttggcgagagttacgctttaaatgcGTACTACTGTCTCTAAACAGCTTCATCAAATTTCAGCTCAATTATTGCATACAGTACTTATGTGAGTAACAGATGCCGTTTTCAAGTTTATGTTTtgagactttttaatttcagaaaATTATTAGCATTGGTGCAGTATATTTCATTATAGTTAGAGAGACACCTCACTTCCTGAGGATGGATCTTAGGATCTTAAATGTGCAGTTGATCCAGGACTGCCCACTACTGGTCAAAAATCAGAAATACAAGAATGATTGGCACCACACTATTGTAAAGGAGGTTTGGTTTGTGCCAGCCCAGGTTCTTTGAAGGGGAGGAGCCTTAATAGCTGCCATAGCAGTCAAGACTGAAATATAATCTGTTTTGATTTGGTTGGTGagttaatgaaaataaatgaatcaaACAATCAATGATCCTCTTGTTGGTGAATATTAAGAGCTTCAATTTAAAAATTGGCTTGTTTTCAAACAGTTAAAATTTTTTTGTGTATAGCCTGGTAAGGAAAACAATATGATACATTGCCAACTTCACTAAAACATAATCTGGAGTTTAGGAGCATTGCCTGCTTATACAGAGGCAGTTATAGACAGTCGTCAGTGAATGCTGTTGACCCCAGAAAGATGTTCTATGGTTTGAGTACAGTAGATTATATAATAGAAAGGATGTAACACAATATCAGGCTTTAATTTGAACTAATTTGAGCTATTTTTGACTATGTCTTGATAGACCTTACTGTAGTACAAAGTACCATGTCTTTTACTCTttgcattaaataaaaaagtaaaataatttcAGGGATGCAATTCtgactggtacactataaaTAAGTGCAATGTTGTGCTGTATTGCATTtttggttttcaaaataaataattctcTTTGTGAGTAGCTCAAACCAAATTAAAGATCCCTAGATTGTGTTGCACCCATCAACGACTGGCTAATTATTTTTACTGGAAAGAAGAGAGAGCCCTGAAAGGACATTTTAAGCAGGGTATGTGTTGGTGTGGCATCTCTTAACATATATAGCTCATAGGCCAAATGAAATGTAGCAGACACGAAAATAATGCCTCTGGCTTGCTATTTGCATGCTTTTAACTAATGTCCACTTCATTTAATACCAGTTTGTTGTAATTATGCAGTTAATATATGCAGTTAAATatgcagttactgtatatgcCAAATGAGACAGAACTAGTATTGGTTGGAGTATTCCATTTTACACAGAATTTGTGCTGTAATGAAACAAAGTCTTAATAAATGACCAATTTCAGTCCTAATGAATCTAGTAGGATTCTGCTGGTGTGTCTGTTAGTGTGGCAGACAGGGCAGCAGTCAGCCCCTCTTTGAACCCTCTTGCAGAAGCCTAATTTAGACCAAACACAATAATTAGGGAATCTTTTACCTCTGCATATCATTAGTTCCCTAACGGAGAACATCCTGATCAATGATTACAAATGACAGGTTCATAAATAAATTAGTCCCGTTGATAAGTGTGTAACACAACTCAATTGATCCATGTTAAATAGAAAATAGAGGGCTGCAGGAATGAGGATTGGGATGGTGGGTTTTGCAAATGTAAAAGTCTGAAATACAAAGAAGAAACTTGTAATTGTCATTTTTGTAATTATTGGGAAGTGTGTGATACATAAAAGGCAGCTTATACATTAAGAAAAAGTTGTaggttttataaaaataaatccgCATTTTAAACCAGCAGATGTCAGTGTTGCCTGTGGTTATGTCATGGGTCATACACTAGCAGTGCTGAACATTTACAGTTGACTCAGTGAGGTGCACCACTGAGTATTTAACTTCTTTGTCATTTAGCATTATTGTTTGATTTTCCCTTTTTCTACTGTAGATATTTGACAGTCAGTAAGAATGCGATTTTGATTCAGTGACACTGCCTTGGTCGTTTGTTTACtataagagtgtgtgtgatCTGTTGGACTGCATTACTAAATTTATAATTACACCTTGAGCTGGACAAATTGGATCATGGGTATCATGCCAGCAGAAAGGACATGACATGATGTCACATAGTTAATCAAACACTGGTGTGAGAGGTCTGGAGTTTGTGCATTGGCTAGGTGGGTGATGGACAGTCCAATATTAGAAACTGAATAGAATGATAGAAGCCCTTTTTGACTCGGTCACAATACAAATGATCAATTACAAATATAATACAGACAGGCATGCattaaagcattaaaaaaaataaaacatgtaaatgtATCTACAACTCTCCCTATTTTAAACTGTGTCCTCcattatgttgtgtgtgtgtgtgtgtgtgtgtgtgtgtgtgtgtgtgtgtgtgtgtgtgtgtgtgtgtgtgggtttagcAATGTGTGTACACGTGTTAAGAGAGGATGGCATTGTTGGCAATAATTGTGCATTTTAGCTAATTTCAGTAATGTGATCCAGCCTCCACTAGCTGACAGTTTAATAGCTATTATTTGTGTCACCCTCTCTCATAACGCTTTAGCAGTAAATTGCTATGTGCAGGAGACTGTGGTATGACTGACATCTTACCTTGTAATATGATACCTATTGTTTTAATTAAGTGAAAGCGATTGTGACATTTATTGGTTTCCAAGTTACTTGTTAATGGCAGTATAAGAAAAAAGGTGGAAGTAAATTATCATGGTTTACATTGCATAAATAATTTGCAAACAGTTTGCTAATGATTACACAAATATTCTCCCACTGAGACTGTCAATTCATTTGAATACAtcacaaataaaaacactgcATTGGTGATGCAATAAAAAACCCTCTTGGCAATGCCTGagccctctctcttctctcatctattttctgtgtgtgtgtgtgtgtgtgtgtgtgtgtgtgtgtgtgtgtgcgcgcgtgcatgtgcgtgtgagTGCTTAATGTTTATTTATGCTGTATCACGTTTGTGGTGAAATTTGCCATTTAAATTATAGATGCAGACTTTTATTCTGTTACCAAGGCTCCTGTTTAAAATAATGCCAGTGTGTAAGTGCTTTAAGTCATCACCCTGTCTGTTTGATCTAT from Sander lucioperca isolate FBNREF2018 chromosome 3, SLUC_FBN_1.2, whole genome shotgun sequence harbors:
- the ppfibp2a gene encoding liprin-beta-2 isoform X2, whose amino-acid sequence is MEYDIDFYRHFAWLRKVNLHSSGNSESYQERLSRLEGDKESLILQVSVLTDQVEAQGAKISDLHSSLVEHQHKLNSTEEMLQQELLHRSSLENQKLNLMGEVSYLKLKLADMEGKQSHGAERQHKAETVVNFISELQEQMCRFQKEINSKIQEKKALEIPADSSSPVSCGSCPTESTEGKGSNIGPSCDRNPGLMHKLEEASDGPDGNPHNLEEGSSDAEQQYYCGEESGLLKELRILKDKVEHLEDQKLHYEKKLKATKAEISSLQQLLLSKNAEIESLHNQLLARPSSSPESSERDQELQSLRSGMKSLTAANDEKDRRIEELTLLLNQCKQFREVTHTTRQAPPAVRSLSNGRTPSSSSEEEAHVLMKNTDSASAKSVDVKSEVSTSSSSSQQTSISSAQKDSDSRTEPQTFSSSMNDLTNAPLQKSGLDDTRSQTLPVNSSLSEQNGSGDSSSEIQNQRSPDGSEDGDSSQRKLEKVDDSTSSDNSPVHSGANTQPGQRAVGSPEYMKNNRSFKRLWGKLRRTQSGGLQAADPDAGQFRRGGLRATAGPRLTRTPESYDSARDMNVPFSQWTKEQVCGWLEDYGLGQYVNLTRQWVENGQMLLSATPQDFEKEMGMKNPLHRKKLQLALKAFTTKVIEKSSELDYIWVTRWLDDIGLPQYKDHFHEARVDGRMIQYLTVNDLLTLKVTSQLHHLSIKCAIHVLHANKFNPNCLRRRPGEEKQPSPSEVVQWSNHRVMEWLRAVDLAEYAPNLRGSGVHGGLIILEPRFSSETLALLLNIPPQKTLLRRHLATAFSALVGHQATQEKREYGNATGHVPLTTTAKVKPKKLGFTQFSHLRKRKPDESADYICPIDSGALTVNGVSRLPSAALRGLSPNLDRQTERCEQVGIKALADGPKQ
- the ppfibp2a gene encoding liprin-beta-2 isoform X5; translated protein: MLQQELLHRSSLENQKLNLMGEVSYLKLKLADMEGKQSHGAERQHKAETVVNFISELQEQMCRFQKEINSKIQEKKALEIPADSSSPVSCGSCPTESTEGKGSNIGPSCDRNPGLMHKLEEASDGPDGNPHNLEEGSSDAEQQYYCGEESGLLKELRILKDKVEHLEDQKLHYEKKLKATKAEISSLQQLLLSKNAEIESLHNQLLARPSSSPESSERDQELQSLRSGMKSLTAANDEKDRRIEELTLLLNQCKQFREVTHTTRQAPPAVRSLSNGRTPSSSSEEEAHVLMKNTDSASAKSVDVKSEVSTSSSSSQQTSISSAQKDSDSRTEPQTFSSSMNDLTNAPLQKSGLDDTRSQTLPVNSSLSEQNGSGDSSSEIQNQRSPDGSEDGDSSQRKLEKVDDSTSSDNSPVHSGANTQPGQRAVGSPEYMKNNRSFKRLWGKLRRTQSGGLQAADPDAGQFRRGGLRATAGPRLTRTPESYDSARDMNVPFSQWTKEQVCGWLEDYGLGQYVNLTRQWVENGQMLLSATPQDFEKEMGMKNPLHRKKLQLALKAFTTKVIEKSSELDYIWVTRWLDDIGLPQYKDHFHEARVDGRMIQYLTVNDLLTLKVTSQLHHLSIKCAIHVLHANKFNPNCLRRRPGEEKQPSPSEVVQWSNHRVMEWLRAVDLAEYAPNLRGSGVHGGLIILEPRFSSETLALLLNIPPQKTLLRRHLATAFSALVGHQATQEKREYGNATGHVPLTTTAKVKPKKLGFTQFSHLRKRKPDESADYICPIDSGALTVNGVSRLPSAALRGLSPNLDRQTERCEQVGIKALADGPKQ
- the ppfibp2a gene encoding liprin-beta-2 isoform X4 — its product is MGEGLFSALMRSGGQDCQASEGTSQLTLAALVDPALKTLQLTEALRAVLEGQGSDEEQDSLRKHVSTNTAHVILKWLKRDEVNLHSSGNSESYQERLSRLEGDKESLILQVSVLTDQVEAQGAKISDLHSSLVEHQHKLNSTEEMLQQELLHRSSLENQKLNLMGEVSYLKLKLADMEGKQSHGAERQHKAEGLLKELRILKDKVEHLEDQKLHYEKKLKATKAEISSLQQLLLSKNAEIESLHNQLLARPSSSPESSERDQELQSLRSGMKSLTAANDEKDRRIEELTLLLNQCKQFREVTHTTRQAPPAVRSLSNGRTPSSSSEEEAHVLMKNTDSASAKSVDVKSEVSTSSSSSQQTSISSAQKDSDSRTEPQTFSSSMNDLTNAPLQKSGLDDTRSQTLPVNSSLSEQNGSGDSSSEIQNQRSPDGSEDGDSSQRKLEKVDDSTSSDNSPVHSGANTQPGQRAVGSPEYMKNNRSFKRLWGKLRRTQSGGLQAADPDAGQFRRGGLRATAGPRLTRTPESYDSARDMNVPFSQWTKEQVCGWLEDYGLGQYVNLTRQWVENGQMLLSATPQDFEKEMGMKNPLHRKKLQLALKAFTTKVIEKSSELDYIWVTRWLDDIGLPQYKDHFHEARVDGRMIQYLTVNDLLTLKVTSQLHHLSIKCAIHVLHANKFNPNCLRRRPGEEKQPSPSEVVQWSNHRVMEWLRAVDLAEYAPNLRGSGVHGGLIILEPRFSSETLALLLNIPPQKTLLRRHLATAFSALVGHQATQEKREYGNATGHVPLTTTAKVKPKKLGFTQFSHLRKRKPDESADYICPIDSGALTVNGVSRLPSAALRGLSPNLDRQTERCEQVGIKALADGPKQ
- the ppfibp2a gene encoding liprin-beta-2 isoform X1, with the protein product MGEGLFSALMRSGGQDCQASEGTSQLTLAALVDPALKTLQLTEALRAVLEGQGSDEEQDSLRKHVSTNTAHVILKWLKRDEVNLHSSGNSESYQERLSRLEGDKESLILQVSVLTDQVEAQGAKISDLHSSLVEHQHKLNSTEEMLQQELLHRSSLENQKLNLMGEVSYLKLKLADMEGKQSHGAERQHKAETVVNFISELQEQMCRFQKEINSKIQEKKALEIPADSSSPVSCGSCPTESTEGKGSNIGPSCDRNPGLMHKLEEASDGPDGNPHNLEEGSSDAEQQYYCGEESGLLKELRILKDKVEHLEDQKLHYEKKLKATKAEISSLQQLLLSKNAEIESLHNQLLARPSSSPESSERDQELQSLRSGMKSLTAANDEKDRRIEELTLLLNQCKQFREVTHTTRQAPPAVRSLSNGRTPSSSSEEEAHVLMKNTDSASAKSVDVKSEVSTSSSSSQQTSISSAQKDSDSRTEPQTFSSSMNDLTNAPLQKSGLDDTRSQTLPVNSSLSEQNGSGDSSSEIQNQRSPDGSEDGDSSQRKLEKVDDSTSSDNSPVHSGANTQPGQRAVGSPEYMKNNRSFKRLWGKLRRTQSGGLQAADPDAGQFRRGGLRATAGPRLTRTPESYDSARDMNVPFSQWTKEQVCGWLEDYGLGQYVNLTRQWVENGQMLLSATPQDFEKEMGMKNPLHRKKLQLALKAFTTKVIEKSSELDYIWVTRWLDDIGLPQYKDHFHEARVDGRMIQYLTVNDLLTLKVTSQLHHLSIKCAIHVLHANKFNPNCLRRRPGEEKQPSPSEVVQWSNHRVMEWLRAVDLAEYAPNLRGSGVHGGLIILEPRFSSETLALLLNIPPQKTLLRRHLATAFSALVGHQATQEKREYGNATGHVPLTTTAKVKPKKLGFTQFSHLRKRKPDESADYICPIDSGALTVNGVSRLPSAALRGLSPNLDRQTERCEQVGIKALADGPKQ